In Carya illinoinensis cultivar Pawnee chromosome 7, C.illinoinensisPawnee_v1, whole genome shotgun sequence, the following are encoded in one genomic region:
- the LOC122316177 gene encoding uncharacterized protein LOC122316177 yields the protein MIINELENHIEHLDNKLQARFNEEDNQGLMESKLDLDIWLNRENTRLSHLAKKRWLKDGDNNSKFFHAYLNAKNQKWINVMNLADGTSLSTPFDIHQAAVDFFKNISGQNNTRSLPNLDDLISPVISDADNFNLCISPSLEDIKIALFSIPIDSSPGPDGFGSSFFRACWDLVHGDQV from the coding sequence ATGATTATTAATGAGCTAGAAAATCATATTGAGCATCTGGATAATAAACTTCAAGCTAGGTTTAATGAGGAGGACAATCAGGGTCTTATGGAGTCTAAACTGGATCTTGATATTTGGTTAAATAGAGAAAATACTCGTCTCTCTCACTTGGCTAAAAAAAGATGGTTAAAAGATGGagataataattcaaaattttttcatgcttATCTGAACGCTAAAAATCAAAAATGGATTAATGTTATGAATCTGGCTGATGGTACTTCTTTATCTACCCCTTTTGATATTCACCAGGCTGCTGTTGATTTCTTCAAAAACATTTCGGGTCAAAATAACACTCGCTCTCTCCCTAATTTAGATGATCTTATTTCTCCCGTGATCTCTGATGCTGATAATTTCAATTTGTGTATTTCCCCTTCCCTCGAGGATATTAAAATTGCCCTTTTTAGCATCCCTATTGATAGTAGTCCTGGTCCGGATGGTTTTGGTTCCAGTTTCTTTCGTGCTTGCTGGGATCTTGTTCATGGTGATCAAGTATAA